A window of the Elusimicrobiales bacterium genome harbors these coding sequences:
- a CDS encoding PorV/PorQ family protein, with protein sequence MRKLSIALMVASALSQAAHAGTAGSAFLKIAPGAREQGMAGAATAVAGGATAMYINPAGMAGTGAELSASHVELAQENKLENIVLAHDAFGGRLAYGLTYVHYGDLEGRDTSGNLTSNFTAYDGALQLAYAKAFGNLSLGAAVKAVRNKIEDESGTGAGLDAGAIYDFKAFKLGAAITNIGKSGKLGGMDEDLPTTAAIGASTLIKSVLIAADCKRNIPENRTIIAAGAEAALIAAFTLRAGYQKDATNTNIPSDNMNGLNAGFGLAIGKLTVDYAYSSQGELGNNHRFTLTAKF encoded by the coding sequence ATGCGCAAATTATCAATAGCACTGATGGTTGCCTCCGCGCTCTCGCAGGCGGCGCATGCCGGCACGGCTGGCTCCGCGTTTCTGAAAATCGCCCCAGGCGCGCGCGAGCAGGGCATGGCCGGCGCGGCGACCGCTGTCGCCGGCGGTGCGACGGCGATGTACATCAACCCGGCGGGCATGGCCGGGACCGGCGCGGAGCTTTCCGCCTCGCATGTGGAGCTTGCCCAGGAAAACAAGCTGGAAAATATCGTGCTCGCTCACGACGCTTTCGGCGGAAGACTGGCGTATGGGCTCACATACGTGCATTACGGCGACCTTGAGGGCCGGGACACATCTGGCAACCTGACATCAAATTTCACCGCCTACGACGGCGCGCTGCAACTCGCATACGCGAAAGCATTCGGGAACCTGTCGCTCGGCGCGGCGGTAAAAGCGGTTCGCAACAAGATAGAGGATGAATCCGGCACCGGCGCGGGATTGGACGCGGGCGCGATTTATGATTTCAAAGCATTCAAGCTCGGCGCGGCAATCACCAATATCGGCAAATCGGGAAAGCTTGGCGGCATGGACGAGGACCTGCCGACAACCGCCGCAATCGGCGCATCAACGCTGATAAAATCCGTCCTGATAGCCGCCGACTGCAAGCGCAACATCCCAGAAAACCGCACCATCATCGCCGCCGGTGCGGAAGCGGCCCTAATTGCCGCATTCACGCTCCGCGCAGGCTATCAGAAAGACGCGACGAACACGAACATCCCGTCGGACAACATGAATGGCCTAAACGCGGGTTTCGGTCTCGCAATCGGCAAGCTGACGGTTGATTACGCCTACAGCTCGCAGGGCGAACTCGGCAACAACCACAGATTCACGCTGACCGCGAAATTTTAA
- a CDS encoding class I SAM-dependent DNA methyltransferase, producing MATDTKSEPFEKELFKMADKLRKNMDAAEYKHIVLGLIFLKYISDSFEELYGKIKTGKGEFADANPEDKDEYQAENVFFVPQIARWSYLHAHAKLPSIGKDVDNAMEAIEKENPTLKGILPKVYARPNLDKAALGGLIDLVGNIAIGDEAAKSKDILGRVYEYFLGEFANAEGKKGGQFYTPESIVRVMVEMIEPYKGRVFDPCCGSGGMFVMSEKFIENHKGKHDDISIYGQESNQTTYRLCRMNLAIRGIDGSQVKWNTEGSFLNDQHKDLKADFILANPPFNDSDWSGQLLQKDSRWQYGLPPASNANYAWLQHMIYHLSPRGVMACVLANGSLSSQTSGEGEIRKALVTNELVDCIVALPKQLFYNTGIPACIWFISRKRTGNGDRKRTGEVLFIDASEVGYMKDRTHRGFREEDIATIAGTYHEWRKRNSKYKDIKGFCKSATLADIEKHSFVLTPGRYVGIEDEVDDGIPFETKIATLTKKLSEQMSQEKKLNDEIKKQLSSIGIKLD from the coding sequence ATGGCAACTGACACCAAGTCTGAACCGTTTGAGAAAGAGCTTTTCAAAATGGCGGATAAGCTCCGCAAAAATATGGACGCCGCCGAGTATAAGCATATTGTGCTTGGCCTTATCTTTTTGAAATATATTTCTGATTCGTTCGAGGAACTTTACGGCAAAATAAAAACCGGCAAGGGCGAATTTGCGGACGCAAACCCTGAGGACAAGGATGAATATCAGGCGGAAAATGTCTTTTTTGTCCCGCAAATAGCGCGGTGGTCATATCTTCATGCCCATGCCAAGCTCCCATCCATCGGCAAAGATGTTGACAACGCGATGGAAGCGATAGAAAAGGAAAACCCCACGCTCAAAGGTATTCTGCCTAAGGTTTACGCCCGACCCAATCTGGACAAAGCCGCGCTTGGCGGGCTGATTGACCTTGTCGGCAATATTGCAATAGGAGATGAAGCCGCCAAGAGTAAAGACATTCTGGGCCGCGTGTATGAGTATTTCCTTGGCGAGTTCGCCAACGCCGAAGGCAAAAAAGGCGGCCAGTTCTACACACCAGAGTCCATAGTCCGCGTCATGGTGGAGATGATAGAGCCATACAAGGGTCGCGTGTTTGACCCCTGCTGCGGCAGCGGCGGAATGTTTGTAATGAGCGAAAAGTTTATTGAAAACCATAAAGGTAAACACGACGACATCTCCATTTACGGGCAAGAAAGCAATCAAACAACCTACCGCCTCTGCCGCATGAACCTTGCCATTCGCGGGATTGACGGCTCGCAGGTTAAATGGAACACCGAAGGCTCGTTCTTGAACGACCAGCACAAAGACCTTAAAGCTGATTTTATCCTTGCCAACCCGCCGTTTAACGACAGCGACTGGTCCGGCCAGCTTTTGCAAAAGGACTCGCGCTGGCAATATGGCCTGCCCCCTGCCTCAAATGCCAACTATGCGTGGCTCCAGCACATGATTTACCACCTTTCCCCACGCGGCGTTATGGCTTGCGTGCTGGCTAACGGCTCGCTTTCCAGCCAGACCAGCGGCGAGGGCGAAATAAGAAAGGCGCTTGTAACTAACGAGCTTGTGGACTGCATAGTGGCCCTGCCAAAGCAGCTTTTTTATAACACCGGCATTCCGGCGTGCATCTGGTTCATCTCCCGCAAGCGTACCGGCAACGGCGACCGCAAACGCACCGGTGAAGTGCTGTTTATCGACGCCAGCGAAGTTGGTTACATGAAAGACCGCACCCACCGGGGCTTCCGCGAGGAAGATATAGCTACGATAGCCGGAACCTACCATGAATGGCGCAAGCGCAACAGCAAATATAAAGACATCAAAGGCTTCTGCAAATCCGCCACGCTTGCCGATATCGAAAAGCATAGTTTTGTCCTGACCCCGGGCCGCTATGTCGGCATCGAGGACGAAGTGGACGACGGCATCCCGTTTGAAACCAAAATCGCCACGCTTACAAAGAAGCTTTCCGAGCAGATGTCGCAGGAAAAAAAGCTGAACGATGAGATAAAAAAACAGCTTTCCAGTATTGGCATCAAGCTGGATTAA
- the dinD gene encoding DNA damage-inducible protein D — translation MNSSINIFEQIKKINEYGQEFWSARDLCKLLGYTEYGKFLPAIERAKEACTNSGQNVTHHFAEVGEMITIATGTPQEAHREIKNYNLSRYACYLIAQNGDPRKEEIALAQTYFAIQTRRQEMHELQIEDSKRVLLRDEMKEHNKNLAKAAKNAGVSNYANFQDYGYMGLYGGLRQKDIHSRKKLTPKEAILDHMGSEELAANLFRATQTEAKLRRENISGQAKAINAHYDVGKKVRQTIKDLGGTMPERLPTPDNIKESKKRLKQSAKKALPEKEQ, via the coding sequence ATGAACAGTTCAATTAATATTTTCGAGCAAATCAAGAAAATAAACGAATACGGGCAGGAGTTTTGGAGCGCGCGCGATTTATGCAAACTGCTAGGTTATACGGAATACGGCAAATTTTTGCCAGCAATCGAACGCGCCAAAGAGGCCTGCACCAATAGCGGGCAGAATGTTACGCATCATTTCGCCGAGGTGGGCGAAATGATAACCATCGCGACGGGCACGCCGCAGGAAGCGCACCGCGAAATTAAAAACTACAACCTCTCCCGCTATGCCTGCTACCTTATCGCCCAGAACGGCGACCCGCGCAAGGAAGAGATAGCCCTTGCCCAAACTTACTTTGCGATTCAAACACGACGGCAGGAAATGCACGAATTGCAAATAGAAGACAGCAAGCGCGTCCTCCTGCGTGACGAGATGAAGGAGCATAACAAAAACCTCGCCAAAGCCGCAAAGAATGCGGGAGTAAGCAATTATGCCAATTTTCAGGATTATGGCTATATGGGCCTTTATGGCGGTCTGCGGCAAAAAGATATCCACTCGCGCAAAAAGCTCACTCCGAAGGAAGCAATACTCGACCACATGGGCAGCGAAGAATTGGCCGCTAATCTTTTCCGCGCAACGCAAACCGAAGCCAAATTGAGAAGGGAAAACATTTCCGGCCAAGCCAAAGCCATCAACGCGCATTACGATGTTGGCAAGAAGGTCCGCCAGACTATCAAAGATTTGGGCGGCACCATGCCAGAACGCTTGCCCACCCCTGACAACATCAAGGAATCAAAAAAACGCCTGAAACAGTCCGCCAAAAAAGCGTTGCCAGAAAAAGAGCAATAA
- a CDS encoding restriction endonuclease subunit S codes for MPKQERKIPKGWKETTLGAVAEVQTGPFGSQLHNEDYVSDGIPIITVENLINNSITHTADTPMVSVDDNARLKKYSLKKGDLVFSRVGSVDRCGYVSAKEDGWMFSGRLLRVRSSASLHDRYTFYWMTQEAIKEFVRKVAVGATMPSINTELLSRVPIVVPPLPEQRAIAGVLSSLDDKIELLRDQNKTLEAMVATIWQKMFVGDVNPKWKEGSLLDLIVLTGGGTPKTDVLEYWNGSVPWLSAKDITANHKNFIFHTEKTISDLGLANCSAKLLPKYSTVISARGTVGNYCILSSPMASSQSNYGILPLSSNCYFFTYFLIAFVVAELKSAAYGSIFDTITTETFHAHKVRIPTKDQIIYFEKIATPFLESMHNNTAQIQTLSTLRDTLLPKLMKGELRVSNAK; via the coding sequence ATGCCAAAGCAAGAACGAAAAATTCCAAAAGGCTGGAAAGAAACGACACTGGGGGCGGTGGCGGAGGTCCAGACTGGTCCGTTCGGAAGCCAATTGCATAATGAAGACTATGTCAGCGATGGTATACCTATTATTACGGTGGAAAATCTGATTAACAATTCTATTACGCACACAGCAGATACTCCAATGGTTTCTGTTGATGATAACGCTAGATTGAAAAAATACTCTTTAAAAAAAGGGGACCTCGTTTTTAGCCGGGTAGGTTCTGTCGATAGATGTGGATATGTATCCGCAAAAGAAGATGGTTGGATGTTTTCGGGGCGGTTACTCAGGGTTCGATCATCGGCTTCTTTGCATGACCGCTATACTTTTTATTGGATGACACAAGAGGCTATTAAGGAATTTGTACGCAAAGTTGCCGTTGGTGCGACAATGCCTTCTATAAACACCGAATTGCTTTCACGGGTACCAATTGTTGTCCCACCACTTCCAGAACAGCGGGCGATTGCGGGGGTGTTGTCTTCGCTGGATGACAAGATAGAGCTTTTGCGCGATCAAAACAAAACGCTGGAAGCCATGGTCGCCACTATTTGGCAAAAGATGTTTGTGGGAGATGTAAACCCAAAATGGAAAGAAGGCTCTCTTTTAGATTTGATTGTATTGACTGGCGGTGGCACCCCAAAAACAGATGTTTTGGAATATTGGAATGGAAGCGTTCCTTGGCTTTCGGCAAAGGATATTACCGCAAATCATAAAAACTTCATTTTTCACACAGAAAAAACCATATCAGATTTAGGTTTGGCAAATTGCTCTGCAAAATTATTGCCAAAATATTCAACGGTCATCTCGGCGCGTGGTACGGTGGGCAATTATTGCATTCTATCGTCCCCCATGGCATCCAGCCAATCAAACTACGGTATATTGCCCCTGAGTAGCAACTGCTATTTTTTTACCTACTTTTTGATTGCATTTGTCGTGGCAGAACTGAAATCTGCCGCCTACGGGAGCATTTTTGACACGATAACGACAGAAACATTCCACGCGCATAAAGTACGAATACCAACAAAAGACCAAATAATTTACTTTGAAAAAATCGCAACCCCATTTCTTGAATCCATGCACAACAACACAGCCCAAATCCAAACCCTTTCCACCCTACGCGACACGCTTTTACCCAAACTCATGAAAGGCGAATTGCGAGTTAGCAATGCAAAGTAA
- a CDS encoding DUF5677 domain-containing protein, with protein MQSNSFRKNETPLSKHERNKKVLTPPLLKIPKLKINSWRNDRLPEMLWAVLVIGNIQRTDALEFFRYIAKFVDKHPDCFDVSITGIAQLPSDKRRLFIKHFTSYSSVINDILRPMLLFPQLPGFADWKKVLPEPIPDKDWKQLGMGVALASAHQTQEATDCRWIRFLCMVFGGKMRFHKDMAGRVEELLKYPNLGDMTSVRPFIRSTEATLEANSHNTFIWAPYFWDYCFEHTQHGKDVDLFKKIEDRKKHLFTDYEHTKNNYFEENELLRRKLFEHFLKTKKSSVLDARHDAAFGLSLYALSMFSEIVCYGANSGILGRLGLRALVEVYITFAYLLKNEKDKPDIWGVYRAHGYGQAKLVHLTAKELKTTMNSIELDVMEYIAGEDFFGEFVPINLGHWDSGDLRQMAEEAGLKDVYRKYYAYTSGFIHGNWAAVRESQYQTCMNPTHRLHCIPHGELSFLPSVTNDAVEIVNSVFACLSLAYPDISVRIKTYDQHI; from the coding sequence ATGCAAAGTAATAGCTTTAGAAAAAATGAAACGCCATTAAGCAAACATGAACGGAACAAGAAAGTTTTAACTCCACCGTTGCTTAAAATTCCGAAATTAAAAATTAATTCATGGCGCAATGACCGTTTGCCGGAAATGCTTTGGGCTGTTCTTGTGATAGGAAATATTCAAAGAACAGATGCTTTGGAGTTTTTTCGATATATTGCAAAGTTCGTGGATAAACATCCAGATTGTTTTGATGTCAGCATTACAGGTATTGCACAGTTACCGAGTGATAAACGAAGATTATTTATAAAGCACTTTACCAGTTATTCATCTGTGATAAATGACATATTGCGTCCAATGCTATTATTCCCACAGTTGCCCGGTTTTGCTGATTGGAAAAAAGTTTTGCCTGAACCAATACCCGACAAGGACTGGAAACAGTTGGGAATGGGCGTTGCGTTAGCATCGGCTCATCAGACTCAAGAAGCGACGGATTGTAGGTGGATAAGGTTTTTGTGTATGGTCTTTGGCGGAAAAATGCGTTTTCATAAAGATATGGCTGGTAGAGTAGAGGAACTCCTGAAATACCCTAATTTAGGAGACATGACCAGTGTTCGGCCATTTATTAGAAGCACAGAAGCCACCCTGGAAGCAAATTCCCATAACACCTTTATTTGGGCGCCATACTTCTGGGATTATTGTTTTGAACACACACAGCATGGTAAAGATGTTGATTTATTCAAAAAAATTGAAGACCGCAAAAAACACCTTTTCACTGATTATGAACATACGAAAAACAATTACTTCGAGGAAAACGAACTCTTACGGAGAAAGTTGTTTGAACATTTCCTCAAGACTAAGAAATCTTCAGTGCTCGATGCCAGACATGACGCTGCTTTCGGATTATCATTATATGCATTGTCTATGTTTAGCGAAATTGTTTGTTATGGTGCAAACTCCGGCATTCTCGGTCGCCTCGGATTACGTGCGCTTGTTGAGGTATACATAACTTTCGCATATTTACTCAAAAACGAAAAGGACAAGCCGGATATATGGGGAGTTTATAGGGCACATGGCTATGGACAAGCCAAGTTGGTTCATTTGACAGCAAAAGAACTGAAAACAACAATGAACTCCATTGAATTGGATGTGATGGAATACATTGCAGGTGAAGATTTTTTTGGTGAATTTGTCCCAATAAATCTCGGACATTGGGATTCGGGCGATTTGCGCCAAATGGCGGAAGAAGCTGGACTTAAAGATGTGTATCGTAAATATTATGCCTACACTTCCGGTTTTATTCATGGCAATTGGGCGGCTGTACGAGAATCCCAGTACCAAACATGCATGAATCCAACTCATCGGCTTCATTGTATCCCTCATGGGGAATTAAGTTTTTTGCCAAGTGTAACTAATGATGCGGTAGAAATAGTAAACAGCGTTTTTGCATGTCTTTCACTCGCGTATCCTGATATAAGCGTTCGGATAAAAACGTATGACCAGCATATTTGA